The genome window GTAATCAAAGCCGATATTTGATGTCGCAGTCTGTTCCCATTTAATAAGTGTATTATAGGCATCAGCACGCAATGTATTGGTAAAGGCACTCCCAAATTGGTAGCCTGCACTTGAGTTACTTGGATCATAAACAGCCAAATAAGGGAATAGTGGGCCGATGTCCTGCTGGCCTGTTATACCATAACCAACTCTTAATTTAAGATCAGATAAAGAACTCATTGCTTTAAAGAACGGCTCTTCTTTAAGTCTCCATGCCAAAGCAAGGGAAGGAAAGTAACCGTTACGGCGTAATTCAGAGAATCTTGAAGAGCGGTCGTCACGGATTGTTGCCGTTAACAGGTACTTGTCATCATAAGTAAAGTTAACACGTCCGAAAGGAGATTCTATATAATACTGTCCCGGGAACGATACCGCTGCAGCTGAAGTCACATTTGTTTTATCGGCTGCGTAAGTGTTTTCAGGTTTAGTGTAAAAATGAAAGTATTGATATGAATATCCGGCCTGTACATCTAAATGACTCTTAATGCTCTTGAAATCTTTAGTGTATTTCAGGTAATAGTCGTTAGTATAAGTATAGTTCTCGCTAAAATATTGGCTATATGAACCTTTATAGGTTTGATTGAAGTTTGAAGCAGCAGTAGGGGGGATATAGGTATTTCCCATGCCGTCGGTAATATCACCGCCAAAAGTTGCATTAGCCTGTAATTCTTTTAAGAATGGGAAAGTGTAATTAAGCGTTAAGCTTCCAAGTGTTCTTTTGGTGTAACCGTTAGAATTATATTGGTTTAATAGTCCCAGTGGATTCCGCGGAGCCAAAGTGCTTGGGTTTCCGTTGCCACTTGCATCAAGCCATTCAAAATAGCCACCGTAATTGCTGTTGCCCGAATATACCGGTTGCGTAGGATCAAAACCTACCGCAGCGCCTATAGCTCCCTGATTTGCAAATTTTCTATCAGTATATGTTCCTTTAACGTTAAAGTCGATCTTTAAGCTTTGGTGTAAAAAGTCGTGATTTAAGTTTAAAGCTACGGTGGTTCTTTTTAAGTTATCCGTTTTTAAAATTCCATCCTGGTCTAAATAACCAATTGACAGGCGATATGGTAAACCTTTAATGCCGCCGGAAAAGTTTATATTATTATCTGTGGAAAATGCTGTGTGATAAATCAGGCTCTGCCAGTCAGTATTTGAAGTACCAACCAATCCTTTTTGAGCGGTAGTTAAGCCTGCCTGCGCGCTGCTTGTTACATCCCGGAATTCCGCTGCTGTTAATACAGGTGCTTCCTTAACTATCTTTGAAAGTGAATTTAAAGTGCTGAAATCAACTGCAAATTTACCGCTTTTGCCTTTTTTGGTGGTTATTATAATTACACCATTTGACGCGCGTGAGCCATAAATGGCTGTTGCAGATGCATCCTTTAAAATATTGAACGATTCAATATCATTTGGATTAATGGTTGCCAGCGCATTGTCAATACCGGCAATGCCTGAATTGCTTACGGGAACATTATCGATAACGATCAAAGGATCATTACTGGCGCTTATTGAAGCTCCGCCGCGAATACGAATAGTGCTTCCTGCACCAGGCGCGCCGCTGTTTGAGGTGATTTGAACCCCTGATACTTTACCCGAGATCAAAGCCTCAGGCGTGGTAATAGGGCCCTGGTTAAAATCTTTGGCACTAATGGATACTACTGATCCCGTAAGGTCTTTTTTGCGCTGTGTGCCGTAGCCCACTACTACCACTTCATTTAAACTGGTATTTTGTGGCTTCAAGGTAAAATCAGCAGTTGTTACTGAATTCCCTACAGTAATGGTTTTTGTAAAAGCTATATAGCCTAAGAATTTTGCGGTAACTGAATAGTTGCCCGGTTTTAGGCCGGTAATAGCATAGTCGCCATTGCCATCGGTAGTGGCTCCTAAGGTTGTTCCATCTATCGTAACAGATGTTCCTGGCAGGGCGAGGCTTGTTTCGTCAACCACCTTGCCTTTTATGCCTCCAGTTTGCGCAAATGCAACAACTGACATCATCAGAAATGCGCACAAGAGGACATACTTTTTTGAGTAATTTTTTCTCATATACTTCTTAGTTTTAAATTAAATTAGGGCATCAAATATGCCGGGTACAATTGGTTTTTTATTTTTGCTGAAACAGCACTGCCTAATTTACATTTAGAAGTAATAAATGCAAATGTTATATAAAAGATAATTTTAATAAGCTTTATTTATGTTAAATTAACTTTAACGAAACAGTAAATTGTAACGTTTTTGTTAGCATTTTTTAGGTTTTTACCCGTAATTTTAACAGGAAAGAAAGATTTGTATTTTTCTAAGTGTCAAAATTACACAATCGACAATTTTACTAATATGTAACGATTTTCCGGGAACGTTCCCGGAAAATAATTGTTAACAAGACATTTATTAACGGTGAAAAAAAATATTTTCTGCGCGTTTTTGCTTTTTAGCCAAAGTTTTTTGTTGTTT of Mucilaginibacter xinganensis contains these proteins:
- a CDS encoding SusC/RagA family TonB-linked outer membrane protein translates to MRKNYSKKYVLLCAFLMMSVVAFAQTGGIKGKVVDETSLALPGTSVTIDGTTLGATTDGNGDYAITGLKPGNYSVTAKFLGYIAFTKTITVGNSVTTADFTLKPQNTSLNEVVVVGYGTQRKKDLTGSVVSISAKDFNQGPITTPEALISGKVSGVQITSNSGAPGAGSTIRIRGGASISASNDPLIVIDNVPVSNSGIAGIDNALATINPNDIESFNILKDASATAIYGSRASNGVIIITTKKGKSGKFAVDFSTLNSLSKIVKEAPVLTAAEFRDVTSSAQAGLTTAQKGLVGTSNTDWQSLIYHTAFSTDNNINFSGGIKGLPYRLSIGYLDQDGILKTDNLKRTTVALNLNHDFLHQSLKIDFNVKGTYTDRKFANQGAIGAAVGFDPTQPVYSGNSNYGGYFEWLDASGNGNPSTLAPRNPLGLLNQYNSNGYTKRTLGSLTLNYTFPFLKELQANATFGGDITDGMGNTYIPPTAASNFNQTYKGSYSQYFSENYTYTNDYYLKYTKDFKSIKSHLDVQAGYSYQYFHFYTKPENTYAADKTNVTSAAAVSFPGQYYIESPFGRVNFTYDDKYLLTATIRDDRSSRFSELRRNGYFPSLALAWRLKEEPFFKAMSSLSDLKLRVGYGITGQQDIGPLFPYLAVYDPSNSSAGYQFGSAFTNTLRADAYNTLIKWEQTATSNIGFDYGFLNGRINGSIDYYYKKTKDLLFDTPVPDGTNLTNHVYANIGNLHSRGIDLNINVNAISTKDISWNIGYNVSFNRITVDNISATKDPNQSIATGGIPGGVGNTIQLLKAGYTPYQFYVYQQVYGKSGMPLEGVYVDRNGDGSSLNDKYLYKHPNPTVFMGFNSNLAYKKWNLGFTMRANLDNYVYNAVQASNGAYAGLKFQGYLNNLPNSILKTNFSQYQLYSDYYVENASFLRMDNANLSYNFGKVAGLRSLRVTANVQNVFVITNYTGLDPEVSSGIDNNIYPRPRVYSLGVNASF